One part of the Parambassis ranga chromosome 8, fParRan2.1, whole genome shotgun sequence genome encodes these proteins:
- the LOC114439317 gene encoding transcription factor Sox-9-like translates to MNLLDPYLKMTEEQEKCHSDAPSPSMSEDSTGSPCPSGSGSDTENTRPSDNHLPGGTDYPKVGEEAKFPVCIRDAVSQVLKGYDWTLVPMPVRVNGSSKSKPHVKRPMNAFMVWAQAARRKLADQYPHLHNAELSKTLGKLWRLLNEVEKRPFVEEAERLRVQHKKDYPDYKYQPRRRKSVKNGQSESEDSEQSHISPNAIFKALQQADSPASSMGDVHSPGENSGQSQGPPTPPTTPKTDPPINKAELKHEGRSMHEGTASRQLNIDFGAVDIGELSSDVISNMGSFDVDEFDQYLPPHSLAGVTGYSSAYSSTVTQAANVGTHAWVSKQQQHTLTTLGGEGEHGQQAQQRPTQIKTEQLSPNHYSEQQGSPQHLTYGSFNLQHYSASTYPSITRAQYDYSDHGGANSYYSHATGQGSSLYSNFSYMSQRPLYTQITDTTGVPQTHSPQHWEQQPIYTQLSRP, encoded by the exons ATGAATCTCCTCGACCCCTACCTGAAGATGACAGAAGAACAGGAGAAGTGTCATTCTGACGCTCCCAGTCCCAGCATGTCTGAGGACTCCACGGGCTCTCCGTGCCCGTCCGGCTCCGGGTCTGACACTGAAAACACTCGACCGTCCGATAACCATCTCCCTGGTGGTACGGACTATCCTAAGGTGGGAGAAGAGGCAAAGTTCCCCGTGTGTATCAGAGACGCCGTGTCTCAGGTGCTGAAGGGTTACGACTGGACGCTGGTGCCTATGCCGGTGCGCGTAAACGGCTCAAGTAAAAGCAAACCTCACGTTAAAAGACCCATGAACGCATTTATGGTGTgggctcaggctgcacggaggAAGCTGGCTGATCAATATCCACATCTTCATAACGCGGAACTCAGCAAAACACTGGGCAAACTCTGGAG ATTGCTCAATGAGGTAGAGAAACGGCCATTTGTGGAAGAGGCTGAGCGTTTGAGAGTGCAACATAAGAAGGATTATCCCGATTACAAATACCAGCCGCGAAGAAGAAAATCTGTTAAGAATGGGCAAAGTGAATCAGAGGACAGCGAACAAAGTCACATCTCTCCAAACGCCATCTTCAAGGCGCTGCAGCAGGCCGACTCCCCCGCGTCCAGCATGGGCGACGTGCACTCTCCAGGGGAAAATTCAG GTCAGTCCCAGGGCCCACCAACACCCCCAACCACTCCCAAGACAGACCCTCCTATCAACAAAGCTGAACTGAAGCACGAGGGGCGGTCCATGCACGAAGGCACTGCTAGTCGCCAGCTTAACATTGACTTTGGTGCAGTGGATATTGGAGAGCTGAGCAGTGATGTCATCTCCAACATGGGAAGCTTTGATGTTGATGAGTTTGATCAGTACCTGCCGCCACACAGCCTCGCCGGCGTGACCGGCTACAGCAGCGCCTACAGCTCCACAGTTACCCAGGCAGCCAACGTTGGAACCCATGCCTGGGTGTcaaagcagcaacagcacactcTTACCACcctgggaggagaaggagagcacGGCCAGCAGGCGCAACAGAGGCCCACCCAAATTAAGACAGAGCAGCTGAGCCCCAACCACTACAGCGAGCAGCAGGGTTCTCCGCAGCACCTCACCTATGGCTCCTTCAACCTACAGCATTACAGCGCATCCACTTACCCCTCTATCACAAGAGCACAATACGACTATTCAGACCATGGTGGTGCCAACTCCTACTACAGCCATGCAACTGGCCAAGGCTCCAGCCTGTACTCCAACTTTAGTTACATGAGCCAGAGGCCACTCTACACCCAGATCACTGACACCACTGGGGTGCCGCAGACCCACAGTCCGCAACACTGGGAGCAGCAGCCCATTTACACACAACTGTCCAGGCCCTGA